One genomic segment of Tiliqua scincoides isolate rTilSci1 chromosome 6, rTilSci1.hap2, whole genome shotgun sequence includes these proteins:
- the RBM47 gene encoding RNA-binding protein 47 isoform X1, whose amino-acid sequence MTAEDSAARMSNDSSNMQTNKVPEGVAGAPNEAALLQLIERTGYTMVQENGQRKYGGPPPGWEGLHPPRGCEVFVGKIPRDVYEDELVPVFESAGRIYEMRLMMDFDGKNRGYAFVMYTQKYEAKRAVKELNNYEIRPGRLLGVCCSVDNCRLFIGGIPKMKKREEILEEISKVTDGVLDVIVYASAADKMKNRGFAFVEYESHRAAAMARRKLMPGRIQLWGHQIAVDWAEPEIDVDEDVMETVKILYVRNLMIETTEDTIKKVFGQFNPGCVERVKKIRDYAFVHFISREDAVHAMNNLNGTELEGSCLEVTLAKPVDKEQYTRYQKAAKGGGTTEVTQQPNYVYSCDPYTLAYYGYPYNALIGPNREYFVKAGSVRGRGRGAAGNRAPGPRGSYLGGYSAGRGIYSRYHEGKGKQQDKGYELVPNLELSTVNPVAIKPGTVAIPTIGTQYSMFQAAPTAKMIEDGKIHAVEHIISPIAVQQDPATAAVIPAVSTPPPFQGRPITPVYTMAPNVQRIPAAGIYGASYVPFAAPAAATATIATLQKNAAAAAAAAAAYGGYAGYIPQAFPAATIQVPIHDVYQTY is encoded by the exons ATGACAGCTGAAGATTCTGCTGCTAGAATGAGTAACGATTCTTCCAATATGCAGACAAATAAAGTCCCCGAAGGTGTAGCCGGTGCACCTAATGAGGCAGCGCTACTGCAACTTATAGAGCGCACTGGGTATACCATGGTCCAAGAGAATGGGCAACGCAAGTATGGTGGACCACCTCCAGGTTGGGAAGGGCTTCATCCTCCTCGTGGGTGTGAAGTCTTTGTTGGTAAAATTCCCCGTGATGTCTATGAAGACGAGCTAGTCCCTGTATTTGAATCCGCAGGGCGGATCTATGAAATGCGTCTGATGATGGACTTCGATGGGAAAAACCGTGGCTATGCCTTTGTAATGTACACTCAAAAATATGAAGCGAAACGTGCCGTCAAAGAACTGAATAACTATGAAATCCGTCCTGGTAGGCTGTTAGGTGTGTGTTGCAGTGTAGATAATTGCCGGCTGTTCATTGGAGGAATCCCCAAGatgaaaaaaagagaagaaattcTAGAAGAGATCTCCAAGGTGACAGATGGTGTGCTTGATGTCATTGTATATGCCAGTGCAGCAGATAAGATGAAAAACAGAGGATTTGCCTTTGTAGAGTATGAAAGCCATAGAGCAGCCGCTATGGCAAGGAGGAAACTGATGCCTGGAAGAATCCAGCTTTGGGGCCACCAGATTGCAGTTGACTGGGCAGAACCAGAAATCGATGTTGATGAAGATGTTATGGAGACCGTCAAAATCCTGTATGTGAGGAATTTAATGATTGAAACCACAGAGGATACAATTAAAAAAGTTTTTGGTCAGTTTAACCCTGGCTGCGTAGAACGGGTTAAAAAGATACGAGATTATGCCTTTGTACACTTCATAAGCCGGGAAGATGCGGTGCATGCCATGAACAACCTCAACGGCACGGAGCTTGAAGGGTCATGCCTGGAAGTTACCTTAGCCAAGCCTGTAGACAAAGAGCAGTACACTCGATACCAGAAGGCTGCAAAAGGTGGAGGAACAACTGAAGTTACTCAGCAACCTAACTACGTTTATTCTTGTGATCCATATACCCTAGCATATTACGGATATCCATACAATGCTCTGATTGGTCCAAATCGAGAATATTTTGTGAAAG CAGGCAGCGTTAGAGGCAGAGGACGAGGTGCAGCGGGCAACCGAGCCCCTGGCCCAAGAGGTTCATACCTGGGGGGATACTCTGCAGGCCGTGGCATATATAGCAGATATCACGAAGGGAAAGGAAAACAGCAAGATAAAGGATACGAGCTTGTACCCAATCTGGAATTGTCTACTGTCAACCCAGTTGCCATTAAACCTGGCACAG TGGCAATCCCAACTATTGGTACGCAGTATTCCATGTTTCAAGCCGCTCCAACAGCCAAGATGATCGAAGATGGAAAAATCCATGCAGTTGAGCATATAATTAGTCCTATTGCAGTCCAGCAGGATCCAGCTACAGCAGCGGTAATACCAGCAGTTTcaactcctcctccttttcag GGCCGCCCTATAACTCCTGTGTACACCATGGCTCCGAATGTACAAAGAATTCCTGCGGCAGGGATTTACGGCGCAAGTTACGTCCCATTTGCTGCACCAGCCGCAGCGACAGCAACAATAGCCACACTACAGAAGAATGCAGCCGCAGCCGCTGCCGCAGCCGCTGCTTATGGAGGATATGCTGGATATATCCCTCAGGCATTTCCAGCTGCAACTATCCAGGTTCCAATACATGATGTCTACCAAACCTATTGA
- the RBM47 gene encoding RNA-binding protein 47 isoform X2, giving the protein MTAEDSAARMSNDSSNMQTNKVPEGVAGAPNEAALLQLIERTGYTMVQENGQRKYGGPPPGWEGLHPPRGCEVFVGKIPRDVYEDELVPVFESAGRIYEMRLMMDFDGKNRGYAFVMYTQKYEAKRAVKELNNYEIRPGRLLGVCCSVDNCRLFIGGIPKMKKREEILEEISKVTDGVLDVIVYASAADKMKNRGFAFVEYESHRAAAMARRKLMPGRIQLWGHQIAVDWAEPEIDVDEDVMETVKILYVRNLMIETTEDTIKKVFGQFNPGCVERVKKIRDYAFVHFISREDAVHAMNNLNGTELEGSCLEVTLAKPVDKEQYTRYQKAAKGGGTTEVTQQPNYVYSCDPYTLAYYGYPYNALIGPNREYFVKVAIPTIGTQYSMFQAAPTAKMIEDGKIHAVEHIISPIAVQQDPATAAVIPAVSTPPPFQGRPITPVYTMAPNVQRIPAAGIYGASYVPFAAPAAATATIATLQKNAAAAAAAAAAYGGYAGYIPQAFPAATIQVPIHDVYQTY; this is encoded by the exons ATGACAGCTGAAGATTCTGCTGCTAGAATGAGTAACGATTCTTCCAATATGCAGACAAATAAAGTCCCCGAAGGTGTAGCCGGTGCACCTAATGAGGCAGCGCTACTGCAACTTATAGAGCGCACTGGGTATACCATGGTCCAAGAGAATGGGCAACGCAAGTATGGTGGACCACCTCCAGGTTGGGAAGGGCTTCATCCTCCTCGTGGGTGTGAAGTCTTTGTTGGTAAAATTCCCCGTGATGTCTATGAAGACGAGCTAGTCCCTGTATTTGAATCCGCAGGGCGGATCTATGAAATGCGTCTGATGATGGACTTCGATGGGAAAAACCGTGGCTATGCCTTTGTAATGTACACTCAAAAATATGAAGCGAAACGTGCCGTCAAAGAACTGAATAACTATGAAATCCGTCCTGGTAGGCTGTTAGGTGTGTGTTGCAGTGTAGATAATTGCCGGCTGTTCATTGGAGGAATCCCCAAGatgaaaaaaagagaagaaattcTAGAAGAGATCTCCAAGGTGACAGATGGTGTGCTTGATGTCATTGTATATGCCAGTGCAGCAGATAAGATGAAAAACAGAGGATTTGCCTTTGTAGAGTATGAAAGCCATAGAGCAGCCGCTATGGCAAGGAGGAAACTGATGCCTGGAAGAATCCAGCTTTGGGGCCACCAGATTGCAGTTGACTGGGCAGAACCAGAAATCGATGTTGATGAAGATGTTATGGAGACCGTCAAAATCCTGTATGTGAGGAATTTAATGATTGAAACCACAGAGGATACAATTAAAAAAGTTTTTGGTCAGTTTAACCCTGGCTGCGTAGAACGGGTTAAAAAGATACGAGATTATGCCTTTGTACACTTCATAAGCCGGGAAGATGCGGTGCATGCCATGAACAACCTCAACGGCACGGAGCTTGAAGGGTCATGCCTGGAAGTTACCTTAGCCAAGCCTGTAGACAAAGAGCAGTACACTCGATACCAGAAGGCTGCAAAAGGTGGAGGAACAACTGAAGTTACTCAGCAACCTAACTACGTTTATTCTTGTGATCCATATACCCTAGCATATTACGGATATCCATACAATGCTCTGATTGGTCCAAATCGAGAATATTTTGTGAAAG TGGCAATCCCAACTATTGGTACGCAGTATTCCATGTTTCAAGCCGCTCCAACAGCCAAGATGATCGAAGATGGAAAAATCCATGCAGTTGAGCATATAATTAGTCCTATTGCAGTCCAGCAGGATCCAGCTACAGCAGCGGTAATACCAGCAGTTTcaactcctcctccttttcag GGCCGCCCTATAACTCCTGTGTACACCATGGCTCCGAATGTACAAAGAATTCCTGCGGCAGGGATTTACGGCGCAAGTTACGTCCCATTTGCTGCACCAGCCGCAGCGACAGCAACAATAGCCACACTACAGAAGAATGCAGCCGCAGCCGCTGCCGCAGCCGCTGCTTATGGAGGATATGCTGGATATATCCCTCAGGCATTTCCAGCTGCAACTATCCAGGTTCCAATACATGATGTCTACCAAACCTATTGA